In Erythrobacter litoralis HTCC2594, a single genomic region encodes these proteins:
- a CDS encoding PilZ domain-containing protein, which yields MVEQSKRGKIGCPAANLFLSGRHIACRIADVTTDGVLLIVPAGTSTSAGDTVAVSIDDFPSAVARVQWVSADRLGLEFRTGIDASVVAHIERERAILLDDAAANGTLADIAQGNG from the coding sequence AGCAAACGAGGGAAGATTGGCTGCCCTGCGGCCAACCTATTCCTGTCCGGTCGCCATATTGCTTGCCGCATCGCCGATGTGACGACCGACGGCGTCTTGTTGATCGTCCCGGCCGGCACATCGACATCCGCAGGCGATACGGTCGCCGTTTCCATCGACGATTTTCCCAGCGCGGTCGCGCGCGTGCAATGGGTCAGCGCGGATCGCCTGGGACTGGAATTTCGCACCGGCATCGACGCCAGCGTCGTCGCTCACATCGAGCGGGAGCGGGCGATATTGCTGGATGATGCCGCCGCGAATGGCACACTGGCGGACATCGCACAGGGTAATGGCTGA
- a CDS encoding SOUL family heme-binding protein — protein sequence MLKFLSLAIGAAITAVGGTAIAQYSSVEEQAYERIASDGVIELRQYEPMIIAQTIHAGPRERALAAGFRRLADYIFAEDRPGAEIAMTSPVLQDQAEAIAMTAPVMQDGVGQGAWRTRFVMPRQYTMATLPAAPDYIQLQEVPTRTVAAITFSGRAGSEELGRQERALREWIETNGFEVIGGAEYAFYDAPMVPGPLRRNEVMIEVSTNE from the coding sequence GTGTTGAAATTCCTGAGTTTGGCAATTGGTGCGGCGATCACCGCGGTCGGTGGCACAGCCATCGCGCAGTACAGCTCGGTCGAAGAGCAGGCCTACGAACGCATCGCGAGTGATGGCGTTATCGAACTCAGGCAATACGAGCCCATGATCATCGCACAGACGATCCACGCCGGCCCGCGCGAACGGGCGCTCGCCGCGGGCTTCCGGCGGCTGGCCGACTATATCTTCGCCGAAGATCGACCGGGTGCGGAGATCGCCATGACTTCGCCCGTCTTGCAGGACCAGGCGGAAGCGATCGCGATGACCGCCCCGGTGATGCAGGACGGTGTCGGACAGGGCGCGTGGCGCACCCGCTTCGTAATGCCGCGCCAATATACGATGGCGACCTTGCCGGCCGCGCCCGATTACATCCAGTTGCAGGAAGTGCCGACGCGCACTGTTGCTGCCATCACCTTCTCCGGTCGCGCTGGAAGCGAGGAACTCGGGCGGCAAGAGCGCGCCCTGCGCGAGTGGATCGAGACAAATGGCTTCGAAGTGATCGGCGGTGCCGAGTACGCTTTCTACGATGCGCCGATGGTGCCCGGTCCCTTGCGGCGCAACGAAGTCATGATCGAAGTTTCCACGAACGAATAG
- a CDS encoding prolyl oligopeptidase family serine peptidase — translation MKFTSMQALAAGLALATAVSPLDAQDSNTVLEPEYEAENDPFIWLEETRSDRALEWVRGENAKTEEALQSDPRFEELKAEALAIYNADDRVPSISFTHYGRVNFWQDADNPKGILRRTTMESWRTDDPQWETILDIDALAAAEGKEWVYGGMTCLPPDGTRCMVYLSDGGKDARVVREFDLETLDFVEGGFELEESQGSVSWLDRDTLLVSRNFNEDTTTESFYPFTTRLWKRGTAIEDAPEIFRGEKSDVSSGAYLLRDGEATIHGRMAYRGLSFHERTYFFEKDGEWLQLDIPKKANPYGIIDGQILFSTDVDWTRGEQTFPADAIVAADLEEWKADPNGADLTLVWAPGERQTKRGGANTKSSMYVNLLDNVRGKVLKFDYEDGAWVSREIDLPDNATTGITTASDETDEIMFAATDFLTPTRWFYAEDGVTLEQVKESPSRFDAEGMDIEQYEATSKDGTKIPYFIVKPEGMVMDGSTPTLLTGYGGFQVPRLPGYLDSTGKLWLERGGAYVLGNMRGGGEFGPQWHQTAIRENKQRTWDDFIAIAEDIQARGFTSAEHLGIQGGSQGGLLVGTAFTQRPDLFNAAIVQIPLFDMLRYHLIGRGASWIGEYGDPRIPEQREWIEGYSPYQKLTKDKDFPRIYYVTSTADDRTHPSHGRKAAARMAANGQDYLYYEDMTGGHSGGVDNEQRAKLQAMQWVYLMQQLMDARAEGAEAAGAE, via the coding sequence ATGAAATTCACTTCCATGCAGGCGCTTGCCGCCGGCCTTGCGCTGGCTACCGCCGTTTCACCGCTCGACGCACAGGATTCCAACACAGTGCTAGAACCAGAATACGAGGCCGAGAACGATCCGTTCATCTGGCTGGAGGAAACCCGCAGCGATCGCGCGCTCGAATGGGTGCGCGGCGAGAATGCCAAGACCGAAGAGGCGCTGCAGAGCGATCCCCGGTTCGAAGAACTCAAGGCCGAAGCGCTGGCTATCTATAACGCCGACGACCGTGTCCCGAGCATCAGCTTCACGCATTATGGCCGCGTCAACTTCTGGCAGGATGCCGACAACCCCAAGGGCATCCTTCGCCGCACCACGATGGAAAGCTGGCGGACCGACGATCCGCAATGGGAGACCATCCTCGATATCGACGCGCTGGCGGCGGCCGAGGGCAAGGAATGGGTCTATGGCGGGATGACCTGCCTGCCGCCCGACGGCACGCGCTGCATGGTCTACCTGTCTGACGGGGGCAAGGATGCGCGTGTCGTGCGCGAATTCGATCTTGAAACGCTCGATTTCGTCGAAGGCGGTTTCGAACTCGAGGAAAGCCAGGGCAGCGTCAGCTGGCTCGACCGTGATACACTGCTGGTGAGCCGCAACTTCAACGAAGATACGACGACCGAGAGCTTTTACCCCTTCACCACCCGGCTGTGGAAACGCGGCACGGCGATCGAAGATGCACCGGAGATCTTCCGCGGCGAAAAGAGCGACGTGTCGTCAGGTGCCTACCTGCTGCGCGATGGTGAAGCGACAATCCATGGCCGCATGGCTTACCGCGGCCTTTCCTTCCACGAACGCACCTATTTCTTCGAGAAGGACGGCGAGTGGCTGCAACTCGACATTCCGAAGAAGGCGAATCCCTACGGCATTATCGACGGGCAGATCCTGTTTTCGACCGATGTCGACTGGACCAGGGGCGAGCAGACCTTCCCCGCCGACGCCATTGTGGCGGCTGACCTGGAGGAGTGGAAGGCCGATCCCAATGGCGCCGACTTGACGCTGGTCTGGGCTCCAGGCGAACGCCAGACCAAGCGTGGCGGCGCGAACACCAAGAGCAGTATGTATGTGAATCTGCTCGACAATGTGCGCGGCAAGGTTCTCAAGTTCGACTACGAGGACGGCGCGTGGGTCAGCCGCGAAATCGACCTGCCCGACAATGCCACCACCGGCATCACCACCGCTTCGGACGAGACCGACGAAATCATGTTCGCGGCGACCGATTTCCTCACCCCGACGCGCTGGTTCTATGCCGAAGACGGTGTAACGCTCGAACAGGTCAAGGAAAGCCCGAGCCGCTTCGATGCCGAGGGCATGGACATCGAGCAGTACGAAGCGACCAGCAAGGACGGGACCAAAATTCCTTATTTCATCGTCAAGCCTGAGGGCATGGTGATGGACGGCTCAACCCCGACCCTGCTCACCGGTTACGGAGGTTTTCAGGTCCCGCGCCTGCCGGGCTATCTCGATTCGACCGGCAAGCTGTGGCTGGAGCGCGGCGGGGCCTATGTGCTCGGCAACATGCGCGGCGGCGGAGAGTTCGGGCCGCAATGGCACCAGACTGCGATCCGCGAGAACAAGCAGCGGACCTGGGATGATTTCATCGCCATCGCCGAAGATATCCAGGCGCGCGGCTTCACCAGCGCCGAACATCTCGGCATCCAGGGTGGCTCGCAGGGCGGCCTGCTGGTCGGCACCGCCTTCACCCAGCGCCCGGACCTGTTCAACGCGGCGATCGTGCAGATCCCGCTGTTCGACATGCTGCGCTATCACCTGATCGGGCGCGGTGCCTCGTGGATCGGCGAATATGGCGACCCGCGCATCCCCGAACAGCGCGAATGGATCGAGGGCTATTCACCCTACCAGAAACTGACCAAGGACAAGGACTTCCCGCGCATCTATTACGTCACCTCGACTGCCGATGACCGAACCCACCCGAGCCACGGCCGCAAGGCTGCCGCGCGGATGGCGGCTAACGGGCAGGACTACCTCTATTACGAGGACATGACCGGCGGCCATTCGGGCGGCGTCGACAACGAACAGCGCGCCAAGCTGCAAGCGATGCAGTGGGTGTACCTGATGCAGCAGTTGATGGATGCGCGTGCAGAGGGGGCGGAAGCGGCGGGCGCCGAATAG
- a CDS encoding HNH endonuclease, which produces MADELACWLCGRAIETRLQWHHPVPKSKKGRETVPVHPICHRAIHAHFTNAELGRFGEDRARLLEDEELARFVAWIQGKPADFHAPYRR; this is translated from the coding sequence ATGGCTGACGAACTGGCCTGCTGGCTGTGCGGGCGCGCCATCGAAACGCGGCTGCAATGGCATCACCCCGTGCCCAAGTCGAAGAAGGGGCGTGAGACCGTGCCCGTCCACCCGATCTGCCACCGGGCGATCCACGCCCACTTCACCAATGCCGAGTTGGGGCGTTTCGGCGAGGATAGGGCGCGGCTGCTCGAAGACGAGGAACTGGCGAGATTTGTCGCCTGGATACAGGGCAAGCCTGCCGATTTCCATGCACCCTATCGGCGATAA